TAGATCATGTTCACATTTTTGATTCAAATCTCTGAATACAGAATATTTGGTCGGTTGGTAGGTGGCATTTGGATACTCTTTATTCTACTttatctcaaaatctgaaaggTAAAATCCTCTCTTACAATCCAGATGAACAAGCAGGTCCGAAAGTGGGTTAGTATTGGTGTGAGTCTACTGCCAAAGTCTATGACCCACGCAATAGTTATTTGTGGTTGTGTAAGCAACTGTTTGGTTGGGAGGAATGGGAAAATTAGCTTTGACTTTGGCGTCAACTTGTTCCGGGAAAGCACAAATTTTTGGCTTGGTTGTGTCTTAAGGAGGCTCTTCCTACGGCAAGTTTTCGCTTTAGAAGAGGGATGTCGTCATTGGATaggtgtccaagatgtctttctaGCCAAGAATCggttttacattgtattcgAGATTGTCCAAAAGCTCAACTTGTCTGGCATAGGTTGGATATTTCTTGTCAtcctttggatttgaagaactGGTTCTTGTATCATAGCAGAGAGTATCCGTTCAAGTTCTTTTCGGGACTTTGGTGGATATGACGAGTAAAGaataataacatttttaatCCTCATGAAACTTGGCCTCCGAAAAAAGTGATTTGTCTAGCATTAACTTCAGAAAAGGtgcttaggaatatttttgaattacaacgTATGTCCCTTCCATCTACTCTAAATGGTTTTTGGAATCCCCATCCATTggtacttttaagattaattgtgatgctagttatttTGGTTCGAGTGATAGTGTTGATTTTGTTTGTGTGATTAGAGATTGTAATGAGAGTTGGCAAAGGGGGtgtttgggaatgattgagagtaATAGTATCCTTCAAGGAtaattgtttgctatttggggaggatatctcttagcttgagatgtgggtcaacgagatgttatttgtgagacggATTATATGGAAGCATTTAATCTTGTTACTCAggatggttttgggtttattgatccattgatgctcaaaataagagatatcatgCATTGAAATTAGCGTATTGACTTTCGTTTGATTATGAGAGATGCAAATACGGTGACAGATATTATGGCAAAGATGGCGATGAAGTTATAACTTTTTCATGTGGAGCTTCCTTTACCTTGGGAGAAGTTTAAGAATAGTCTTAAACGGGACTATCCCTCTATTTAAGCagttcctttattttgtttttctttatttagtttatttcgGTAACAAAAAAAACTCGCTTATTATAGAACCATAGTATATAAGAGCATTTGGTTGCTGGCTCAATTGATGTCCACCAATTAATTGGTGCCAGAGACGGCTTGGTCATTTTGTGAATGTCCCTTGTGATATGCTTCATTTTGTGGTAGACGGCTTGAGTTGCTCTCTGACACACAGCAAACTCATTTCGTAGGCGCTTTATGTGAAATGGTGTTAGAATCTATTTCGTGGtcgacaaaaataaaataggtttGCGTATTTTAAACACGGTTTTAAACTATGcgcatttaaaaaataaatcatttttttatacgtatttaaataaaaaaaatccttttacacctattattattaaaatgaacAGATCAGCAGAATCTAtcatattcaatatttttatttttttccattttttcttcttcttcttttgtttttttctaattttctttttttttgttttttttgtttatttcaataATCATTGGTTGTGATCTGACCCTAATATAATTCTACTTCCATATGTGTTGAAAGATATATAGAACTTAAATTAATGTTTAAATAAAACGTTGAATTTTCATATATTGAACATTGTAAAACGAATTTATACCGCTGATGAATTAtctttgttttttaaataattatttatattatttatataattaatagaaaaataattatttttatttacctAACGAAATATAATTGAATTTACatgtataattaataattattttatataaacaatatattaaaattaaatttttaaataattatagttTTTTTAGATGTACAAAtgaattaattatcaaaattatttaagaaaaaaaggttgagaatattatttttgaataatacaTACTATCAAATTATTTgaagattaaaattatattaatattctaaaataaattaatttacatGTATGTCGTAAAACAAatctatataaattatttttctaatataaattaaattaattaaatttaatttactataTATGTCATATTAATTAGATCGAATCTAATTGGTGAGTTTAAGTTTTTTATGctttgataattttatattctaaaaaatttttaagtttaagtTAAAAATAACGTCATCAAAGCAATAAGttctatatttaattttataattaagcgataatttaattgatatagtattttaattatttttaaattacatattatataaatataattgatcattatatattatataattatctgttatttttgaaaatattcaaattttaatttttataccattttaaaagctataatttatattaatttttttaacataaaaaattttggtaataaTTTTTTACGTGCTAAAGAgttaaataataacttttaataaatttttagaaattgttTAATGTTTCATTTTACattcataaatttataaaaatgtaaattttttgaaatttgaactaaaaatctaaaacacaaaagttagatttctatttttatttatttttattttttttatattttatttgaatttaaatggaagatattttttttattagatatttatatttttaaagttaatatagaataaataaataatatatcaataatttatatcaatactattgatttgatttatatgtatatactgcaGAAATAAATCGAATCTAATTAATTCGATTTATTATTGATATAACATATATAGTAAAAACATAAATCGAATTTAGTTGATTTATAGAAGtaaaatcaaacatatatataaaccaTTTTATTTTAAGGCATTTGTGTAATATTGATtctaaaaaaaaaggtaaataaaTTGTGATGTAGAAATTAGaaagttaattaattttgttattatatatgCCTCTGACCATGGTCCATGGCTCTCCATTACATACAAAATCATCAAATCTCACACAAACCATATATAAATTCCAAATACCCAAAAAACCATTCTCAGTTCTCAGAAAACCTTCAAAACcatggcttcctccatcacaAGCTCTTCTTCAAGGTTGTTTCCCATTACCAGAGAATCACAACCCACTTCCCATTCCACCTTAAACTTTTCAAAGTTTgcatctttctcttcttcttcttcagcttcaGGTTCCAAAACCTCCTCTTATATCTCTTGCTCTCTCACCAGGGACCCTTCTGTTCTGCCATTGGAGGAGCAGTCAAAGCTCTCTAATGGGTCAGTTCTCTTTCAGAGACCGGATTCCCTTGGGAGGTTTGGAAAGTTTGGTGGGAAATATGTCCCTGAGACTCTAATCAATGCCCTCACCGAGCTTGAGGCTGCATTTCATTCCCTTTCTGCTGATGAAGATTTTCAGGTTGTTTTTTCTgttgatgatttttttgttatttggttTGCATATGAAATACCATTTAttggtttgtttgattttttatgtaCTGTGATGTTGTTTCATTGGATTTAGTTACAGATGCTTCTTATTTTTCAAGGTGGGATTATGCTGATAACTTGTTTTTGGTACATTGATAACTTAATGTATCTGAAATTCTGGATATGAATTATATTAAGATACATGGAGTTTTGAATGTACCAAAATTCCAAAGTGGCAGATATTTTGAAACTGATGGAGTGTTATAgtgtttttatcttttttattattatttttaaattttgcacACAAGGTGCTTGTTGGAATGTGGCACTGATGGTAGAGCTATGTTTTAATGTTTTAAAGTGCTATCTTAattgtttcttttccttttcctttctgATGTTTCTTCAAATTTTGGCATTTGACTATTTTTCTGCCAATTTGAAAGGGTATGAATATCAATTATTCCTTAATAAATCTAGGTTTTGGTTTCTTCGATTCCAAATAGAACTATGCACTTGGAACTCcactgagagagagagaaaaaaatctTTCTTTGTCTCTTCAACAAGCACAGTTTAATTTCCTATAAGAGATATAATGGAAATCTTATGAGGTTGATattttaaattgcagaaagagCTGGCTGGTATTCTTAGAGATTATGTTGGTCGAGAGAGTCCTCTTTATTTTGCAGAAAGGTTGACAGAGCATTATAAGAGGGCGAATGGTGAAGGGCCTCAGATTTACCTAAAGAGGGAAGATCTTAATCACACTGGTGCTCATAAGATCAATAATGCTGTTGCTCAAGCTTTGCTTGCCAAGTGTTTGGGGAAAAAACGAATTATTGCTGAAACTGGAGCTGGCCAGCATGGTGTCGCAACTGCTACTGTATGCGCTCGATTTGGTTTGGAGTGCATTGTTTATATGGGGGCACAGGACATGGAAAGGCAGGCTCTGAATGTCTTCAGAATGCGTCTTCTCGGTGCTGAGGTATATTAGTTGTTACTGTTGTTTCATTAATTCAGTTTGATATATCCTATGTTCTATTCTCTGGGAAAGATACCCTGTTCTTAGAGATTTCCTCGTTTGATGAAAATGCATAGGATACAAAAAGATTTCTTCTTGTTAGAGTATGATGTTCTTGTGTTTATTGTTCTCCATGACTTTGTATGAATAGAATGATTGTCTGCTGAAGACAAAAATGTGCTTGTGTTAATTGTTCTCTATATCATATATGAATTGTGCGTTTGTATTTTTGCATTTCTGATGAATGGCTTCCAATCTGTTTATATATATCTTGATTCTTGTGATAATATCATTTCAGGGTTGACTTATTTCATCTTTAGAACTTGACTCTGGATAAAATACTCTTCTATTTAGCTACATAATTGCAATCATAAGCTGAACTAATTTTATCATGTGAAAATCAGGTATCTTTTTTGCATATCAAATTTTAGACCTTGATGTAAAGATTTTCTGATATagcatttataattatttatgcatGAAAAGACAGTTGTTCCTAATGTGCCGATGAACTTTTTGCAAATTGGCTGAAGTTGCTGCTGAATTTGAACGAAAATTAAACTAGCTTGTCGATGTTCATGACTTTGTTCTTGATAAAATTTTACTCCTGATATATGCCTGTTCTGGAGATGATTTTTTGTATTGACATTAATGGATGCATGATGTGGCATGGCAAGAAAGTGAAATGAGAATTCTGTAAGCAAAGAAAAAGCTTCAACCccatattattataattaactagatttgaataataatagattTAGATGCTGTGTCAAATCATTtacgaagaaagaaaaagttatgATTGATACATTGCACTGTTTTCATTCGGTAAGGTGTTGTGATGTGAGCATAATGTGTCCATACTTTTGTTGCTATGTATTGAATGTAAGATCGATGTACATTTGAAAACGCAATTGATTCGTTGGCTTTATTTTAATAGTATATCATGTAATACAGGTGAGACCGGTTCATTCTGGAACTGCCACACTTAAGGATGCTACATCAGAGGCTATAAGGGATTGGGTGACAAATGTGGAGACAACTCATTATATTTTGGGTTCGGTTGCTGGGCCGCATCCATATCCAATGATGGTAA
The genomic region above belongs to Arachis duranensis cultivar V14167 unplaced genomic scaffold, aradu.V14167.gnm2.J7QH unplaced_Scaffold_165934, whole genome shotgun sequence and contains:
- the LOC107477556 gene encoding tryptophan synthase beta chain 1, coding for MASSITSSSSRLFPITRESQPTSHSTLNFSKFASFSSSSSASGSKTSSYISCSLTRDPSVLPLEEQSKLSNGSVLFQRPDSLGRFGKFGGKYVPETLINALTELEAAFHSLSADEDFQKELAGILRDYVGRESPLYFAERLTEHYKRANGEGPQIYLKREDLNHTGAHKINNAVAQALLAKCLGKKRIIAETGAGQHGVATATVCARFGLECIVYMGAQDMERQALNVFRMRLLGAEVRPVHSGTATLKDATSEAIRDWVTNVETTHYILGSVAGPHPYPMMVREFHAVIGKETRKQALEKWGGKPDVLIACVGGGSNAMGLFHEFVDDKDVRLIGVEAAGFGLDSGKHAATLTKGEVGVLHGAMSYLLQDDDGQIVEPHSISAGLDYPGVGPEHSFLKDIGRAEYYSITDEEALEAFKRVSRLEGIIPALETSHALAYLEKVCPTLPNGAKVVVNFSGRGDKDVHTAIKYLKV